From a region of the Odontesthes bonariensis isolate fOdoBon6 chromosome 4, fOdoBon6.hap1, whole genome shotgun sequence genome:
- the LOC142379015 gene encoding beta-1,3-N-acetylglucosaminyltransferase lunatic fringe-like isoform X2 → MWKPAGGPRLAFSSAGPRAAVAAVTCLLVAGMLVLTGGHQKELPAVGGADVFSTYFRRLTRERRAVSGPERRSAPPRPVEQLTQADLFVAVKTTGRYHRQRLELLLDTWVSRNTPQTYVFTDGEDDRLRKRMGAHLINTNCSAAHSRQALSCKMALEYDAFINSGKKWFCHVDDDNYLNVGALLKLLSQYSHTQDIYIGRPSLERPIEATETLGIAETVRFWFATGGAGFCLSRGLALKMKPWASDGAFMATAEHIRLPDDCTVGYIVEALLGVSLTRSALFHSHLENLELVSDIHSQITLSYGTVDNSRNTVNVKGPFSISQDPTRFRSVHCLLYPDTPWCPSAWRL, encoded by the exons ATGTGGAAGCCTGCCGGGGGACCGAGGCTCGCCTTCAGCTCAGcgggacctcgcgctgctgTCGCCGCGGTCACCTGTCTGCTGGTGGCCGGGATGCTCGTGCTCACTGGCGGACACCAGAAGGAGCTGCCGGCTGTAGGGGGCGCGGatgttttctcaacttatttcaggcggctgACCCGGGAGAGGAGAGCGGTGAGCGGCCCGGAGCGGAGGAGCGCTCCCCCTCGGCcggtggagcagctcacacaggctgacctgttcgtggctgtgaaaaccaccgggaggtatcaccggcagaggctggagctgctgctggacacctgggtctccagaaacacaccacag aCGTACGTGTTCACGGACGGAGAGGATGATAGGCTGAGGAAAAGGATGG GAGCTCACCTGATCAACACCAACTGCTCGGCCGCACACAGCCGTCAGGCCCTCTCGTGTAAAATGGCTCTGGAGTACGACGCTTTCATAAACTCTGGAAAGAA GTGGTTCTGCCATGTCGATGACGATAACTACCTGAATGTCGGGGCCCTCCTGAAACTCCTGTCTCAGTACAGCCACACGCAGGACATTTACATTGGCCGACCCAGCCTCGAGCGGCCAATAGAGGCCACGGAGACGCTCGGCATCGCTGAAACG GTGCGTTTCTGGTTCGCCACGGGAGGAGCAGGGTTCTGTCTGAGCCGCGGCCTCGCTCTGAAGATGAAACCATGGGCGAG CGATGGGGCTTTCATGGCCACAGCCGAGCACATCCGCCTCCCGGATGACTGCACCGTGGGTTACATAGTGGAGGCGCTGCTTGGCGTGAGCCTCACCCGCTCGGCGCTGTTCCACTCTCACCTGGAGAACCTGGAGCTGGTGTCAGACATACACAGCCAG ATCACTCTCAGCTACGGCACTGTGGACAACAGCAGGAACACTGTTAATGTCAAAGGACCGTTTTCAATAAGTCAAGATCCCACCAG ATTCAGGTCTGTCCATTGTCTGTTGTACCCAGACACTCCTTGGTGCCCCAGCGCCTGGCGACTTTAA
- the LOC142379015 gene encoding beta-1,3-N-acetylglucosaminyltransferase lunatic fringe-like isoform X1, which translates to MWKPAGGPRLAFSSAGPRAAVAAVTCLLVAGMLVLTGGHQKELPAVGGADVFSTYFRRLTRERRAVSGPERRSAPPRPVEQLTQADLFVAVKTTGRYHRQRLELLLDTWVSRNTPQTYVFTDGEDDRLRKRMGAHLINTNCSAAHSRQALSCKMALEYDAFINSGKKWFCHVDDDNYLNVGALLKLLSQYSHTQDIYIGRPSLERPIEATETLGIAETKQVRFWFATGGAGFCLSRGLALKMKPWASDGAFMATAEHIRLPDDCTVGYIVEALLGVSLTRSALFHSHLENLELVSDIHSQITLSYGTVDNSRNTVNVKGPFSISQDPTRFRSVHCLLYPDTPWCPSAWRL; encoded by the exons ATGTGGAAGCCTGCCGGGGGACCGAGGCTCGCCTTCAGCTCAGcgggacctcgcgctgctgTCGCCGCGGTCACCTGTCTGCTGGTGGCCGGGATGCTCGTGCTCACTGGCGGACACCAGAAGGAGCTGCCGGCTGTAGGGGGCGCGGatgttttctcaacttatttcaggcggctgACCCGGGAGAGGAGAGCGGTGAGCGGCCCGGAGCGGAGGAGCGCTCCCCCTCGGCcggtggagcagctcacacaggctgacctgttcgtggctgtgaaaaccaccgggaggtatcaccggcagaggctggagctgctgctggacacctgggtctccagaaacacaccacag aCGTACGTGTTCACGGACGGAGAGGATGATAGGCTGAGGAAAAGGATGG GAGCTCACCTGATCAACACCAACTGCTCGGCCGCACACAGCCGTCAGGCCCTCTCGTGTAAAATGGCTCTGGAGTACGACGCTTTCATAAACTCTGGAAAGAA GTGGTTCTGCCATGTCGATGACGATAACTACCTGAATGTCGGGGCCCTCCTGAAACTCCTGTCTCAGTACAGCCACACGCAGGACATTTACATTGGCCGACCCAGCCTCGAGCGGCCAATAGAGGCCACGGAGACGCTCGGCATCGCTGAAACG AAGCAGGTGCGTTTCTGGTTCGCCACGGGAGGAGCAGGGTTCTGTCTGAGCCGCGGCCTCGCTCTGAAGATGAAACCATGGGCGAG CGATGGGGCTTTCATGGCCACAGCCGAGCACATCCGCCTCCCGGATGACTGCACCGTGGGTTACATAGTGGAGGCGCTGCTTGGCGTGAGCCTCACCCGCTCGGCGCTGTTCCACTCTCACCTGGAGAACCTGGAGCTGGTGTCAGACATACACAGCCAG ATCACTCTCAGCTACGGCACTGTGGACAACAGCAGGAACACTGTTAATGTCAAAGGACCGTTTTCAATAAGTCAAGATCCCACCAG ATTCAGGTCTGTCCATTGTCTGTTGTACCCAGACACTCCTTGGTGCCCCAGCGCCTGGCGACTTTAA